In Streptococcus sp. SN-1, a single genomic region encodes these proteins:
- the infC gene encoding translation initiation factor IF-3: MKTIAKQDLFINDEIRVREVRLIGLEGEQLGIKPLSEAQALADNANVDLVLIQPQAKPPVAKIMDYGKFKFEYQKKQKEQRKKQSVVTVKEVRLSPTIDKGDFDTKLRNARKFLEKGNKVKVSIRFKGRMITHKEIGAKVLAEFAEATQDIAIIEQRAKMDGRQMFMQLAPATDKK; encoded by the coding sequence GTGAAAACCATAGCAAAGCAAGACTTATTCATCAATGATGAGATTCGTGTACGTGAAGTTCGCTTGATTGGTCTTGAAGGAGAACAGCTAGGCATCAAGCCACTCAGTGAAGCGCAAGCTTTGGCTGATAACGCTAATGTTGACCTAGTCTTGATTCAACCCCAAGCCAAACCGCCTGTTGCAAAAATTATGGACTATGGTAAGTTCAAATTTGAGTACCAGAAGAAGCAAAAAGAACAACGCAAAAAACAAAGTGTTGTTACTGTGAAAGAAGTTCGTCTAAGTCCAACTATTGACAAGGGTGACTTTGATACAAAACTTCGCAATGCACGCAAATTCCTTGAAAAAGGAAATAAAGTTAAGGTATCTATTCGCTTTAAGGGTCGTATGATTACCCATAAAGAGATTGGTGCAAAAGTTTTAGCCGAGTTTGCTGAAGCAACTCAAGATATTGCAATCATCGAACAACGTGCTAAAATGGATGGACGTCAAATGTTCATGCAATTGGCGCCAGCGACTGACAAAAAATAA
- the rpmI gene encoding 50S ribosomal protein L35 — MPKQKTHRASAKRFKRTGSGGLKRFRAYTSHRFHGKTKKQRRHLRKASMVHSGDYKRIKAMLTRLK; from the coding sequence ATGCCAAAACAAAAAACACACCGCGCATCAGCTAAACGTTTCAAACGTACAGGTTCTGGTGGACTTAAACGTTTCCGTGCTTACACTTCTCACCGTTTCCACGGAAAAACTAAGAAACAACGTCGTCATCTTCGTAAAGCATCTATGGTTCATTCAGGAGATTACAAACGTATCAAAGCAATGCTTACTCGCTTGAAATAA